One part of the Arabidopsis thaliana chromosome 1 sequence genome encodes these proteins:
- a CDS encoding F-box family protein (F-box family protein; CONTAINS InterPro DOMAIN/s: F-box domain, cyclin-like (InterPro:IPR001810), F-box domain, Skp2-like (InterPro:IPR022364); BEST Arabidopsis thaliana protein match is: F-box family protein (TAIR:AT1G49990.1); Has 875 Blast hits to 870 proteins in 38 species: Archae - 0; Bacteria - 0; Metazoa - 0; Fungi - 0; Plants - 875; Viruses - 0; Other Eukaryotes - 0 (source: NCBI BLink).), translated as MENREVNWMKSGCKRRIELPEELLAEIVARLPFISITRFKSVCKGWRSLIESTYFRHLFVFAHRNSSSSWSLVCGTFGWSVEEMAGFYGCKRYGLPRRLGSYIPPHGLVDKHKIVACTDGLVLLQTVTKRETFSVGSPVLRQWVQLPPHPWKGISSSVLAIGLVTRVEDGVVMEYKVVCMDIDYRWEVESLILEIYSSLTGTWTRKKVRCPSLIVSLSYKRCLSLKKMLHWLDTHYRCRSSVGAIVAYDVYADDDEQQFRIIPFPDQKACFRRAYTTSGGFLVCINKIHLLLRLWRLEEYTSDSGRWQLTQEINLTSFGCDHHYFPVAMHPSETHITYMGNPEKALVSIDLKTHKLTLHTKSSAYRDTMVYHYLDTVYVSVEASFDHDVFYTPQFTLPTWMGSVPRSPSI; from the coding sequence ATGGAGAATCGAGAAGTAAACTGGATGAAGAGTGGTTGCAAGCGTAGAATAGAGCTTCCAGAGGAATTATTGGCAGAGATAGTGGCGAGATTACCTTTTATAAGTATAACGAGGTTCAAGTCCGTGTGCAAAGGATGGAGATCATTAATAGAATCAACGTATTTCCGTCATCTATTTGTGTTTGCTCACCGAAACTCTTCATCGTCGTGGTCACTCGTGTGCGGGACATTTGGTTGGTCAGTCGAGGAAATGGCGGGGTTCTACGGATGCAAGAGATATGGTCTTCCCCGTAGGCTAGGTTCATACATCCCGCCTCATGGCTTGGTGGATAAACATAAGATCGTAGCCTGCACGGACGGATTGGTTTTGCTTCAAACCGTAACGAAAAGAGAGACGTTCAGTGTGGGTAGCCCGGTGTTACGGCAGTGGGTTCAGCTCCCACCTCACCCTTGGAAAGGGATCAGTTCATCAGTTTTGGCGATAGGTCTAGTCACCCGAGTAGAAGACGGTGTCGTTATGGAGTATAAGGTGGTTTGTATGGATATTGATTACCGTTGGGAAGTTGAGTCCCTTATCTTGGAGATATATTCGTCACTGACGGGAACGTGGACTCGCAAAAAAGTCCGTTGTCCTAGTCTCATCGTTTCTTTATCCTATAAAAGATGCTtgagtttgaagaagatgCTTCACTGGCTTGACACCCATTATCGTTGTCGGAGTAGCGTGGGAGCCATTGTAGCATATGATGTCtatgctgatgatgatgagcaGCAGTTTCGCATTATCCCTTTTCCTGATCAAAAGGCTTGCTTTAGAAGAGCCTACACTACTTCAGGGGGATTCCTTGTGTGTATTAACAAAATCCATCTTCTATTGAGGCTTTGGAGGCTTGAAGAGTACACAAGTGATTCAGGGAGATGGCAACTAACGCAGGAAATAAATCTAACATCTTTTGGTTGCGATCACCATTACTTTCCGGTGGCAATGCATCCCTCTGAAACCCATATCACTTATATGGGCAATCCGGAAAAGGCTTTGGTATCAATAGACTTGAAGACACACAAGCTTACACTCCACACTAAATCATCGGCTTATAGAGACACAATGGTTTACCACTATTTGGATACTGTTTATGTATCAGTGGAAGCAAGTTTTGATCACGACGTTTTCTACACACCCCAATTCACACTCCCAACGTGGATGGGGTCGGTCCCTCGTTCACCTTCAATATAG